Proteins encoded together in one Deinococcus irradiatisoli window:
- a CDS encoding tyrosine-type recombinase/integrase encodes MDRICQAAGIRTLNIHGLRHTYASLSLRHGGPPEVVSKQLGHVSVAFTLSRYRTV; translated from the coding sequence ATGGACCGGATCTGCCAGGCGGCTGGGATTCGGACCTTGAATATCCACGGCCTACGACATACTTATGCGTCGCTGAGTCTGCGCCATGGTGGCCCGCCGGAAGTGGTCAGTAAGCAGCTGGGCCATGTCTCGGTGGCCTTTACCCTCAGTCGGTACCGGACGGTCTAA